The following coding sequences lie in one Deltaproteobacteria bacterium genomic window:
- a CDS encoding NCS2 family permease codes for MRWFVRGDIDGFFGLALDNLVQLLLVDALCRHVLGFPDTLLYGRVLPGVAISLLVGNVYYAIQARRLAAATGRTDVCALPYGINTVSLFGHVFLVMLPAKLAAAAAGHPNPVEVAWHAGLAATIGSGAIELVGSLVADTLRRWTPRAALLATLSGIALGFISLGFLFRTFAHPVVGLSTFAIVMLTYFGRVRFRGNLPGGLVAVAIGVTLAWTTGLAPVGEAPLNAGVHLPVPVLGALADALGGGYVLTYLSVIVPMGLFNLIGSLQNIESAEAAGDSFRTAPSLAVNGLGSIAAGLFGSVFPTTIYIGHPGWKAMGARAGYSVLNGVFITVVCLTGTLSSIAWAVPVDAGMAIVLWIGLVITAQAFEATPRHHAPAVVLGLLPGVGAWGALMAKNGLRAAGMGTPEAPFSPALIDAFARSDTWIHGAFALEQGFIFTSMILAASTVAVIERRFEIAAAWCGVGAVLAVTGLVHGYAFTLGDTVISLAPAWPWAAGYGAMALVFAAARWLTVPDDGAGH; via the coding sequence ATGCGCTGGTTCGTCCGCGGCGACATCGATGGCTTCTTCGGGCTCGCGCTCGACAACCTCGTGCAGCTGCTGTTGGTCGATGCGCTGTGCCGCCACGTGCTGGGCTTCCCCGACACACTGCTGTACGGCCGCGTGCTGCCGGGCGTCGCGATCTCCCTCTTGGTGGGCAACGTCTACTACGCGATCCAGGCCCGCAGGCTCGCGGCCGCGACCGGCCGCACGGACGTATGCGCCCTGCCCTATGGCATCAACACGGTCTCGCTGTTCGGGCACGTGTTCCTGGTGATGCTGCCGGCCAAGCTCGCCGCAGCAGCCGCCGGCCACCCCAATCCCGTCGAGGTCGCGTGGCACGCGGGACTCGCGGCGACGATCGGCTCCGGCGCCATCGAGCTGGTCGGCTCGCTCGTCGCCGACACGCTGCGTCGATGGACCCCGCGCGCGGCCCTGCTCGCGACGCTGTCGGGCATCGCGCTGGGCTTCATCTCGCTGGGGTTCCTGTTCCGCACCTTCGCGCATCCGGTCGTGGGCCTGTCGACCTTCGCGATCGTCATGCTCACGTACTTCGGCCGCGTCCGCTTCCGCGGCAATCTGCCAGGCGGGCTGGTGGCGGTCGCGATCGGCGTGACGTTGGCGTGGACCACCGGCCTCGCGCCGGTCGGCGAGGCGCCGTTGAACGCCGGCGTACACCTGCCGGTGCCGGTCTTGGGTGCGCTCGCCGATGCGTTGGGTGGCGGCTACGTGCTCACGTACCTGTCGGTGATCGTGCCGATGGGGCTCTTCAACCTCATCGGATCGCTGCAGAACATCGAGTCTGCCGAGGCCGCCGGCGACAGCTTCCGCACCGCGCCGTCGCTGGCGGTCAATGGCCTCGGTTCGATCGCCGCGGGCCTGTTCGGCTCGGTGTTCCCGACCACGATCTACATCGGCCACCCCGGCTGGAAGGCCATGGGCGCGCGCGCGGGCTACTCGGTGCTGAACGGCGTGTTCATCACCGTGGTGTGCTTGACCGGCACGCTCTCGAGCATCGCGTGGGCGGTGCCGGTCGACGCCGGCATGGCCATCGTGCTGTGGATCGGCCTGGTGATCACCGCGCAGGCCTTCGAGGCCACGCCACGTCACCACGCACCCGCGGTGGTGCTGGGCCTGTTGCCGGGGGTCGGAGCCTGGGGCGCGTTGATGGCGAAGAACGGCCTGCGCGCCGCCGGCATGGGCACCCCCGAGGCACCGTTCTCGCCGGCGCTCATCGACGCGTTCGCGCGCAGCGACACGTGGATCCACGGCGCCTTCGCGCTCGAGCAGGGCTTCATCTTCACCTCGATGATCCTCGCCGCGAGCACCGTCGCGGTGATCGAGCGACGCTTCGAGATCGCGGCCGCGTGGTGCGGCGTCGGTGCGGTGCTCGCCGTCACCGGGCTCGTGCACGGCTACGCGTTCACGCTCGGCGACACCGTGATCTCGCTGGCCCCGGCGTGGCCGTGGGCGGCGGGCTACGGCGCCATGGCGCTGGTGTTCGCCGCGGCGCGGTGGCTGACGGTGCCCGACGACGGCGCCGGGCACTGA
- a CDS encoding choice-of-anchor L domain-containing protein, producing the protein MLAACGDGKGDLSQATVGIDTVASDDGDTAATGSSSSGAPGSGGGDDAGTAGADEGGSTSTGPFDPGPAKFDLGLVPDTPFAECVANNVPCDHMDDDIWHAIGLNCPGGLQIDGMVNGDPQSFYVHEGDLGTFVPAPYPPREGDKFLVMSSGRAQDITMAGLFASTDVAGFVDNGANLPAPMVTTKVSTTDTCADDFTLVGTGDCSNTVEDQWNQGSGAYDYAELRFSVGVPAGNPGFSYDLAMFSTEYPNYYQSGFNDMYIGWLESEMWTGNISFDEMGHPISLNAGFLDYKDAPNPYDCPAPCAAPELAGTAMEGHAGTKWLTTTAGVTPGETIELVFAVFDLSDPVLDTVVLLDNFQFGCVGGPPVTIPG; encoded by the coding sequence GTGCTCGCTGCGTGCGGGGATGGCAAGGGCGACCTCAGCCAAGCGACCGTCGGGATCGATACCGTAGCGTCCGACGACGGCGACACCGCGGCGACCGGTAGCTCGAGCAGCGGTGCGCCGGGCAGCGGTGGTGGCGACGACGCCGGCACCGCGGGCGCGGACGAGGGCGGCAGCACCAGCACCGGCCCCTTCGACCCCGGCCCCGCGAAGTTCGACCTCGGCCTCGTGCCCGACACGCCGTTCGCCGAGTGTGTGGCGAACAACGTGCCGTGCGATCACATGGACGACGACATCTGGCACGCGATCGGGCTCAACTGCCCGGGGGGCCTGCAGATCGACGGGATGGTCAACGGCGATCCCCAGTCGTTCTACGTGCACGAGGGCGACCTCGGCACCTTCGTGCCCGCACCGTACCCCCCGCGCGAGGGCGACAAGTTCCTCGTGATGTCGAGCGGCCGCGCGCAGGACATCACGATGGCTGGGTTGTTCGCCTCGACCGACGTCGCCGGCTTCGTCGACAACGGTGCCAACCTACCGGCACCGATGGTGACGACGAAGGTCTCGACCACGGACACGTGCGCCGACGATTTCACCCTCGTCGGCACCGGCGACTGCTCGAACACCGTCGAGGATCAGTGGAATCAGGGCAGCGGCGCCTACGACTACGCGGAGCTGCGCTTCTCGGTCGGCGTGCCGGCGGGCAACCCGGGGTTCAGCTACGACCTCGCGATGTTCTCGACCGAGTACCCGAACTACTACCAGTCGGGCTTCAACGACATGTACATCGGCTGGCTCGAGTCCGAGATGTGGACCGGCAACATCTCGTTCGACGAGATGGGGCACCCGATCTCGCTGAACGCGGGCTTCCTCGACTACAAGGACGCGCCCAACCCGTATGACTGCCCGGCCCCGTGCGCCGCGCCCGAGCTCGCGGGCACCGCGATGGAGGGCCACGCCGGCACGAAGTGGCTGACGACCACCGCCGGCGTCACACCGGGCGAGACCATCGAGCTGGTGTTCGCGGTGTTCGACCTCTCCGACCCGGTGCTCGACACGGTGGTGTTGCTCGACAACTTCCAGTTCGGCTGCGTCGGCGGGCCGCCGGTCACGATCCCGGGTTGA
- a CDS encoding OmpA family protein, whose translation MLRNVSALFTVLALATACHPTRKELQAELDQVKQRLTGVEQENQTLQGKITQLEQDLKSRDERIAALEKERDGMNAELAGLRDEQARRKAELDTFRQLFARLKKLIDAGTIKVSFRKGRMIVEMASAVLFDSGKTELKPGGATALDELVVAFQSVADRDLLIAGHTDTDPIKTRRFKSNWELSTARAVVVVDYMISKGFPAEHLGAAGFGQMDPVAPNTDEQGKAQNRRIEIVLMPNLGELKGIEDMISGKPAK comes from the coding sequence ATGCTCCGCAACGTCTCCGCCCTCTTCACCGTGCTGGCGCTCGCGACCGCCTGCCACCCCACGCGCAAGGAGCTGCAGGCCGAGCTCGATCAGGTCAAGCAACGCCTGACCGGCGTCGAGCAGGAGAACCAGACCCTGCAAGGCAAGATCACCCAGCTCGAGCAAGATCTGAAGAGCCGTGACGAGCGCATCGCGGCGCTCGAGAAGGAACGCGACGGCATGAATGCCGAGCTCGCCGGGCTCCGCGACGAGCAGGCCCGCCGCAAGGCCGAGCTCGACACCTTCCGCCAGCTCTTCGCGCGCCTGAAGAAGCTCATCGATGCCGGCACGATCAAGGTCTCGTTCCGCAAGGGTCGCATGATCGTCGAGATGGCCTCGGCCGTGCTGTTCGACTCCGGCAAGACCGAGCTCAAGCCCGGCGGCGCGACGGCGCTCGACGAGTTGGTGGTGGCGTTCCAGTCGGTCGCCGATCGCGACCTGCTGATCGCCGGCCACACCGACACCGATCCGATCAAGACCCGACGATTCAAGTCGAACTGGGAGCTGAGCACCGCACGCGCAGTGGTCGTGGTCGACTACATGATCTCGAAGGGCTTCCCGGCCGAGCACCTCGGCGCCGCGGGCTTCGGCCAGATGGATCCGGTCGCGCCCAACACCGACGAGCAGGGCAAGGCGCAGAACCGCCGCATCGAGATCGTGCTCATGCCCAACCTCGGCGAGCTCAAGGGCATCGAGGACATGATCTCCGGCAAGCCGGCGAAGTAG
- a CDS encoding MBL fold metallo-hydrolase, with amino-acid sequence MNPTDAETVAAGVLRLPLRTPTLPPATCTNTLLVWGTRLVIIEPATPHADEQERLVGEVERLAAAGVRPHAIVLTHHHGDHVGFAAPLRERLGGAVPILAHPETAARLPFAIDRPLDDGDTLTLGDGVELRAVFTPGHAPGHLVLLETRSRVAYVGDMLAGEGTILIDPYDGGDMAAYLDSLRRIDALGAVALVPAHGPVLRAPGEAIAAYVAHRRAREAAVLSAITGEPRPLAAVLAAAYADTPQWLWPLAERSLEAHLRKLVAERLVERDGENVWRLRDVD; translated from the coding sequence GTGAACCCGACCGACGCCGAGACGGTGGCCGCTGGCGTGCTGCGGCTGCCGCTGCGCACGCCCACGCTACCGCCGGCGACCTGCACCAACACGCTGTTGGTGTGGGGCACGCGGCTGGTGATCATCGAGCCGGCCACGCCGCACGCCGACGAGCAGGAGCGCCTGGTCGGTGAGGTCGAGCGCCTCGCGGCGGCCGGTGTGAGGCCGCACGCCATCGTACTGACGCACCACCACGGCGATCACGTCGGCTTCGCCGCGCCGCTGCGTGAGCGCCTCGGTGGCGCGGTGCCGATCCTCGCCCATCCCGAGACCGCTGCGCGGCTGCCGTTCGCGATCGATCGCCCGCTCGACGACGGCGATACGCTGACGCTGGGCGACGGCGTCGAGCTGCGGGCGGTGTTCACCCCGGGACACGCGCCTGGGCACCTGGTCCTGCTCGAGACCCGCAGCCGCGTGGCGTACGTCGGCGACATGTTGGCGGGCGAGGGGACGATCCTCATCGACCCCTACGACGGCGGCGACATGGCGGCCTACCTCGACTCGCTGCGACGCATCGACGCGCTGGGGGCGGTCGCGTTGGTGCCCGCGCACGGGCCGGTGTTGCGGGCCCCCGGCGAGGCGATCGCGGCGTACGTCGCACATCGACGGGCGCGCGAGGCCGCGGTGTTGTCGGCGATCACCGGTGAGCCGCGGCCGTTGGCTGCGGTGCTCGCGGCGGCCTATGCCGACACGCCGCAGTGGCTGTGGCCGCTGGCCGAGCGCTCGCTCGAGGCCCACCTGCGCAAGCTCGTGGCCGAGCGGCTGGTCGAGCGCGACGGCGAGAACGTGTGGCGCCTGCGCGACGTGGACTGA
- a CDS encoding cytochrome P450, which yields MDTSAATESSTSRNHRLPPMLSGGLPLLGHALDLRRRPVELFQRGRDRFGDMFSLKLPGSPVSVVMSGPKAHQKFFRLSDDDVSMREVYKLMTPIFGKGIAYDAEPEIMKEQLAFFHDALRETRLRTYAAGFVAEAEEYFGKWGDEGEVDLYKVGNELTIYTSSRSLLGPTFRASLSDEFAKLYYEMEAGLNLLAFFAPHLPVPAFRKRDRARARLGELVSTIVRERRAKGLSEEDFLQTLMDASYKNGQRLTEDEMTGLLLAIMFAGHHTSGVTFAWTGILLNQNPQWIGRLRAEQDRILGDRDDLTLDDLRGMHDLECAVKEALRLYPPIIMMMRRVLKGFEHGGYWVPENAMIMTSPAMAHRIPEVFKDPNRFDPDRFGPERDEDKKNPMGWISFGGGRHRCMGIVFAQLQLRAIWSHLLRNFDFELLEPRYEPDYNRLLVGPRMPCRARYRRRKTRTIIQAA from the coding sequence ATGGATACGTCCGCCGCCACCGAGTCTTCGACCAGCCGCAACCATCGTCTCCCGCCGATGCTCTCGGGTGGGCTGCCGCTGCTCGGTCACGCCCTGGACTTGCGCCGCCGCCCGGTCGAGCTGTTCCAGCGCGGCCGCGATCGCTTCGGCGACATGTTCTCGCTCAAGCTGCCGGGCTCGCCGGTGTCGGTCGTGATGAGCGGGCCCAAGGCGCACCAGAAGTTCTTCCGGCTCAGCGACGACGACGTCAGCATGCGCGAGGTCTACAAGCTGATGACGCCGATCTTCGGCAAGGGCATCGCCTACGACGCCGAGCCCGAGATCATGAAGGAGCAGCTGGCGTTCTTCCATGACGCGCTGCGTGAGACCCGTCTGCGCACCTACGCCGCCGGCTTCGTGGCCGAGGCCGAGGAGTACTTCGGCAAGTGGGGCGACGAGGGCGAGGTCGACCTCTACAAGGTCGGCAACGAGCTGACGATCTACACCTCGAGCCGATCGCTGCTGGGCCCGACCTTCCGTGCCTCGCTGTCCGACGAGTTCGCCAAGCTCTACTACGAGATGGAGGCGGGCCTGAACCTGCTGGCCTTCTTCGCCCCGCACCTGCCGGTGCCCGCGTTCCGCAAGCGCGACCGCGCCCGCGCGCGGCTGGGGGAGCTGGTCAGCACGATCGTGCGCGAGCGTCGGGCCAAGGGCCTGAGCGAAGAGGACTTCCTGCAGACGCTGATGGACGCCTCCTACAAGAACGGCCAGCGCCTCACCGAGGACGAGATGACCGGCCTGCTGCTGGCGATCATGTTCGCCGGCCACCACACCAGCGGCGTGACGTTCGCGTGGACGGGCATCTTGCTCAACCAGAACCCGCAGTGGATCGGCCGCCTGCGCGCGGAGCAGGACCGCATCCTCGGCGATCGCGATGACCTGACGCTCGACGACCTCCGCGGCATGCACGACCTCGAGTGCGCCGTGAAGGAGGCGCTGCGGCTGTACCCGCCGATCATCATGATGATGCGCCGGGTGCTCAAGGGCTTCGAGCACGGCGGCTACTGGGTGCCCGAGAACGCGATGATCATGACCTCGCCGGCGATGGCCCATCGCATCCCCGAGGTCTTCAAGGATCCGAACCGCTTCGACCCCGATCGCTTCGGGCCCGAGCGCGACGAGGACAAGAAGAACCCGATGGGCTGGATCTCGTTCGGCGGTGGCCGTCACCGCTGCATGGGCATCGTGTTCGCCCAGCTGCAGCTGCGGGCGATCTGGAGTCACCTGCTGCGCAACTTCGACTTCGAGCTGCTGGAGCCCCGCTACGAGCCCGACTACAACCGATTGCTGGTGGGCCCGCGGATGCCGTGCCGCGCGCGCTATCGCCGTCGCAAGACCCGGACGATCATCCAGGCCGCGTGA
- a CDS encoding arginyltransferase has translation MSAPTTGRLIVATPPELVIHDAPSPCPYLDERVARLPLRLPVRALSRQEFENRLEVGDRRQGLLLYRTACPSCNACEPIRIDVDAFAPGRSQRRVFRRGERELTCEVGRLEPTLEKVNLYNRHKFGRGLSSGEHPIDLDGYRAFLGESCCDTFELRYRLGKRLVGVAIVDRGERSLSAVYCYFDPTLPELGIGTYSILKQVALCRGWGLKWLYLGLYIGECASMAYKSRFLPHERLLGDRWVTIEREPDPAR, from the coding sequence ATGTCGGCACCGACGACCGGGCGCTTGATCGTGGCGACGCCGCCCGAGCTCGTCATCCACGATGCGCCCTCGCCGTGTCCGTACCTCGATGAGCGCGTGGCCCGCCTGCCGCTGCGCCTGCCGGTGCGCGCGTTGTCGCGACAGGAGTTCGAGAACCGACTCGAGGTCGGCGATCGCCGGCAGGGTCTGCTGCTCTACCGAACAGCGTGTCCCAGCTGCAACGCCTGCGAGCCGATCCGCATCGACGTCGACGCCTTCGCGCCGGGGCGTTCCCAGCGACGCGTGTTCCGTCGGGGGGAGCGCGAGCTGACATGCGAAGTCGGTCGCCTCGAGCCCACGCTCGAGAAGGTCAACCTCTACAACCGCCACAAGTTCGGTCGCGGGCTGTCCTCGGGTGAGCACCCGATCGATCTCGATGGCTACCGCGCCTTCCTCGGCGAGTCCTGCTGCGACACCTTCGAGCTGCGCTACCGCCTGGGCAAGCGGCTGGTCGGCGTCGCAATCGTCGATCGCGGCGAGCGCTCGCTGTCGGCGGTCTACTGCTACTTCGATCCGACCCTGCCCGAGCTCGGCATCGGGACCTACTCGATCCTCAAGCAGGTCGCGCTGTGTCGCGGTTGGGGGCTCAAGTGGCTGTACCTCGGCCTCTACATCGGCGAGTGCGCCTCGATGGCGTACAAGTCGCGCTTCCTTCCCCATGAGCGCCTGCTCGGGGATCGATGGGTGACCATCGAGCGCGA